A single Deltaproteobacteria bacterium DNA region contains:
- a CDS encoding amidophosphoribosyltransferase, whose product MQWPLIRLPLIIRDILFPPCCAACRARLCASAGDRLCRNCLESIRPVEPPICTVCGRPFHGPRDTGHVCGECIKNPPSFDTARSVFQFQGSIRTLIHRIKYNDDGYALRALSSLAMEYNMLPDHLRPDMMIPVPLHPKRLKKRGFNQSLRLARTIFPHIPLGMDILIRTLNTTPQTELSMKERLRNVRNAFEAASPLPEGVEIILLVDDVYTTGATVMACARAIKRAGAKEVHVFTVARTVIARP is encoded by the coding sequence ATGCAATGGCCCCTTATCAGGCTCCCCTTAATAATAAGGGACATCCTCTTTCCCCCATGCTGTGCCGCCTGCCGGGCCAGGCTCTGTGCTTCGGCAGGAGACCGTCTGTGTCGCAACTGTCTTGAGTCCATAAGACCCGTGGAACCCCCGATCTGCACTGTCTGCGGCCGGCCATTTCACGGCCCGCGGGATACCGGCCACGTGTGTGGCGAGTGTATAAAGAATCCCCCATCCTTTGACACCGCCCGCTCAGTGTTTCAGTTCCAGGGGTCTATAAGGACCCTTATTCACAGAATTAAATACAACGATGACGGCTATGCCCTGAGGGCCCTTTCCTCCCTGGCTATGGAATATAATATGTTACCGGATCACTTAAGGCCGGATATGATGATTCCTGTGCCATTACACCCGAAGCGTCTGAAAAAACGGGGTTTCAACCAGTCCCTCCGGCTTGCCAGGACGATCTTTCCTCATATTCCGTTAGGAATGGATATCCTCATCAGGACATTGAATACCACGCCCCAGACAGAGCTTTCAATGAAGGAAAGGCTCAGAAATGTGAGAAATGCCTTTGAAGCCGCAAGTCCTCTGCCGGAAGGTGTGGAGATAATACTCCTCGTTGATGATGTCTATACTACAGGGGCTACTGTCATGGCCTGCGCCAGGGCCATAAAAAGGGCGGGAGCAAAAGAGGTCCATGTGTTCACGGTTGCAAGGACCGTAATAGCGCGCCCATAA
- a CDS encoding ferrous iron transport protein A — MGQRAGVYHLFDDKNYQEVDAVIRPGMPLTMAGTGEKVRIVMFASGRGMHQRLISMGLDVGSEIEVIRRGAPGPFLIATGDTRLAIGAEMAHKIMVIPVERKI, encoded by the coding sequence ATGGGACAAAGGGCTGGCGTTTATCACTTGTTTGACGATAAAAACTATCAGGAGGTCGATGCGGTCATAAGGCCCGGCATGCCTCTTACTATGGCCGGAACGGGTGAAAAAGTGCGTATCGTAATGTTTGCAAGCGGTAGGGGGATGCACCAGAGGCTGATCAGCATGGGCCTGGATGTGGGATCGGAGATCGAGGTAATCAGAAGGGGTGCCCCGGGGCCTTTTCTGATAGCGACCGGCGATACGCGTCTTGCTATAGGGGCGGAAATGGCCCATAAGATCATGGTTATTCCGGTAGAAAGGAAAATCTAA
- a CDS encoding iron transporter FeoA — translation MTLDEIRPGQGCRIVRQNLGGATGQRLMDMGFMPGTKVEVVRNAPLVDPVDLLIRGYHVSIRHAEAKGVEVEQL, via the coding sequence ATGACTCTGGATGAAATAAGACCCGGCCAGGGGTGCCGCATCGTGAGGCAAAACCTGGGCGGTGCAACCGGACAGCGCTTGATGGACATGGGTTTTATGCCCGGAACAAAGGTTGAGGTTGTACGCAACGCCCCCCTGGTAGACCCCGTTGATCTCTTGATAAGAGGATATCACGTCAGCATACGTCATGCCGAAGCCAAGGGTGTGGAGGTGGAACAATTATGA